One window of the Rufibacter radiotolerans genome contains the following:
- a CDS encoding YciE/YciF ferroxidase family protein, translated as MAKLKTLEDLFEHQLKDLYSAEKQLIEALPKMAKATEDTKLRQAFETHLEETKEQKARLEKVCELVGISPGRIKCKAMEGLVEEGEETIEEDATPEVKDAGLIASAQRIEHYEIAGYGTAAHFAERLGHVEAAQLLRLTLNEEQKTDTLLNKLAKGYINQKAE; from the coding sequence ATGGCTAAATTAAAAACTTTAGAAGATCTATTTGAGCACCAACTGAAAGACCTTTACAGTGCCGAAAAGCAACTGATTGAGGCGCTTCCTAAAATGGCTAAGGCCACTGAGGACACCAAGCTTCGTCAGGCTTTTGAGACCCACCTGGAAGAAACCAAAGAGCAGAAAGCACGCCTTGAGAAAGTATGTGAACTGGTAGGCATCAGCCCGGGCCGCATCAAGTGCAAAGCCATGGAAGGCCTGGTAGAGGAAGGCGAGGAAACCATTGAAGAAGATGCTACCCCAGAGGTAAAAGATGCCGGCCTGATCGCTTCGGCGCAGCGCATTGAGCATTATGAAATTGCCGGTTACGGTACTGCCGCTCACTTTGCTGAGCGTCTTGGCCACGTAGAAGCCGCCCAATTATTGAGATTAACCCTCAATGAAGAGCAAAAAACAGATACTCTTTTAAACAAACTCGCCAAAGGCTATATCAACCAGAAAGCCGAGTAG